A window of Thunnus thynnus chromosome 17, fThuThy2.1, whole genome shotgun sequence contains these coding sequences:
- the zgc:158376 gene encoding F-box/LRR-repeat protein 19 codes for MSGSKALGGGAGGGARRRRTRCRRCQACMRTECGECHFCKDMKKFGGPGRMKQSCLLRQCTAPVLPHTAVCFACGEAGKEDTVDSEEEKFSLSLMECTICNEIIHPSCLKMGKAEGIINDEIPNCWECPKCHKEGKTSKDQADGSGKRRLDNGEVGRWKLTDDPPPKKKAPPSLEEGGRTEGGHKRKKEKELPPDSGPKKKMKGAHEKRLKKKPKQEAVESNGPTSSAGGGAGGLQGSSTSSSSSSQPGGGGGGGGGGGAGGTSSADQRSHHREKLERFKRMCLLERRPESSSSSSSSSESDSESDSDDSLRGEQGGGGSSPSSSSPAPPPPVVYGNSSGSRAERERSRSERERERERERRLAELGFSASEESEGEGGRGEEEEREEEQAADKARRRGGEAGLLPRGRKGAMMDAEEEDTPTSDRTRKNSTSLPPPSPLSSNQMPPSSQHDGFTGKQRSNGQEARNGRTRGGTGGGREGGEKENASGVLTNHRHGGGGGGGTKGSRGNKIRSNSKNQTSGSRNITSSSSSSIPTSNGGGGGGTGAGGLLMSAMAASPCSQPSRLAPRSQMMKRSPPAVPSPPRPVQMERHLVRPPPACPEPSCLPLDSGSSHIMTRDVWLRVFTHLSQRELCVCMRVCRTWSRWCCDKRLWTQIDLSRQRSITPPMLSGIIRRQPVSLNLGYTNISKKQLMWLINRLQGLLELNVSGCSWPAVSALCQAVCPCLRLLDLSRVEDLKDSHLRELLAPPPDTRTAHGETRVGRFQNVTELRLAGLDLTEASSRLLVRYVPRLAKLDLSQCGNITDQTIQTLTSPISPLRESLTHINLAGCVKVTEQCVPLLRRCTSLQMADLRSCSLLSSEIGQLLSFPTHTSSSSSSTTTSSSSSSSSATTTTTTTTTVAASSSTSSSSSSSSCPPEDRTLLKNS; via the exons ATGTCGGGCAGTAAGGCGCTGGGCGGCGGGGCTGGCGGCGGGGCGAGGCGCAGGCGGACGCGGTGCCGGCGCTGCCAGGCCTGCATGAGGACCGAGTGTGGAGAGTGTCACTTCTGTAAGGACATGAAGAAGTTTGGAGGGCCCGGCCGGATGAAGCAGTCCTGCCTCCTGAGACAGTGCACGGCG cCGGTGTTGCCTCACACGGCGGTGTGTTTTGCGTGCGGCGAGGCGGGGAAGGAGGACACGGTGGACTCTGAGGAGGAGAAGTTCAGCCTGTCTCTGATGGAGTGCACCATCTGCAACGAAATTATCCACCCCAGCTGCCTCAAG ATGGGGAAAGCTGAAGGCATCATCAACGATGAGATCCCAAACTGCTGGGAGTGTCCAAAGTGCCACAAGGAGGGCAAGACCAGTAAG GACCAGGCCGACGGCTCGGGGAAGCGCAGGCTGGATAACGGGGAGGTCGGCCGCTGGAAGCTGACGGATGACCCGCCCCCGAAGAAGAAAGCCCCTCCCTCCCTGGAGGAGGGCGGGAGGACGGAGGGGGGGcacaagaggaagaaggagaaggagctTCCTCCAGACAGCGGACCCAAGAAGAAG ATGAAGGGCGCACACGAAAAACGCCTCAAAAAG AAACCCAAACAGGAGGCGGTGGAGTCCAACGGTCCCACCTcctcagctggaggaggagccGGAGGACTGCAGggctcctccacctcctcctcttcgtcctcTCAGCCcgggggaggaggaggcgggggaGGAGGCGGAGGTGCGGGGGGGACGTCGAGCGCAGACCAGCGCTCCCATCACAGAGAGAAACTGGAGCGCTTTAAGAGGATGTGTCTGCTGGAGCGCCGGCCCGagtcctcgtcctcctcctcctccagctccgaGTCCGACTCCGAGTCCGACTCTGACGACTCCCTGCGAGGGGAGCAGGGGGGAGGAGGCTCCTCGCCGTCCTCCTCCTCGCCGGCCCCGCCTCCTCCCGTCGTCTACGGCAACAGCAGCGGGAGCCGGGCGGAGAGGGAGAGGAGTCGCAGCGaacgggagagagagagggagagggagcggCGGCTGGCCGAGCTGGGTTTCAGCGCCAGCGAGGAGtcggagggggagggagggaggggggaggaggaagagcggGAAGAGGAGCAGGCGGCGGACAAGGCCCGGCGGAGAGGAGGGGAGGCGGGGCTTCTGCCACGGGGACGGAAAGGAGCAATGATGGACGCGGAGGAGGAGGACACGCCCACCTCAGACAGGACCAGGAAAAACTCCACCTCCCTCCCCCCGCCgtcccctctctcctccaatCAGATGCCTCCGTCCTCGCAGCACGACGGCTTCACGGGGAAGCAGCGCAGTAACGGGCAGGAGGCGCGAAACGGACGGACACGGGGAGGAACAGGAGGGGGCAGGGAGGGGGGCGAGAAGGAGAACGCCAGCGGGGTtctgaccaatcacagacacggcgggggaggagggggcgggactAAAGGCAGCCGCGGCAACAAGATCCGTAGCAACAGTAAGAACCAGACGTCTGGCTCCAGGAACATcacctcctcctcgtcctcctccatCCCCACCTCCAacgggggaggagggggaggtaCGGGGGCGGGCGGCCTGCTGATGTCAGCGATGGCGGCGTCGCCGTGCTCCCAGCCGTCCCGCCTCGCTCCGCGCTCTCAGATGATGAAGCGCAGCCCGCCAGCCGTGCCGTCGCCACCGCGGCCCGTCCAGATGGAGAGACACCTGGTGCGTCCTCCGCCCGCCTGCCCCGAGCCGTCCTGCCTGCCGCTGGACTCAGGCTCCTCCCACATCATGACACGTGACGTGTGGCTCAGAGTCTTCACGCACCTCAGCCAGAGAGAGCTGTGCGTCTGCATGAGAGTGTGTCGCACCTGGAGCCGCTG GTGTTGTGACAAAAGGTTGTGGACTCAGATCGACCTGAGCCGGCAGCGCTCCATCACCCCCCCCATGCTGAGTGGTATAATCCGCCGGCAGCCCGTCTCCCTCAACCTGGGCTATACCAACATCTCCAAGAAACAGCTGATGTGGCTCATCAACCGCCTGCAAG GTCTGTTGGAGCTGAACGTGTCGGGCTGTTCGTGGCCGGCGGTCTCGGCTCTGTGTCAGGCCGTCTGTCCCTGTCTGAGGCTGCTGGATCTCAGCAGAGTGGAGGACCTGAAAGACTCCCACCTGAGAGAGCTGCTGGCCCCCCCACCTGACACcaggacag CCCACGGTGAAACCAGAGTGGGGCGTTTCCAGAACGTGACGGAGCTGCGATTGGCCGGTTTGGACCTGACGGAAGCGTCGTCCCGCCTGTTGGTGCGTTACGTTCCTCGTCTGGCCAAGTTGGACCTGAGTCAGTGCGGAAACATCACGGACCAGACGATCCAGACCCTGACGTCCCCCATCTCCCCCCTGAGAGAGAGCCTGACCCACATCAACCTGGCAG gtTGTGTGAAGGTGACGGAGCAGTGCGTCCCGTTGCTGCGTCGCTGCACCTCCCTGCAGATGGCGGACCTGCGCTCctgctccctcctctcctctgagaTCGGACAGCTCCTCTCCTTCCCCAcccacacctcctcctcttcctcctccaccaccacctcctcctcatcttcctcttcttctgccaccacaaccaccaccaccaccaccacggtcgctgcttcctcctccacgtcctcctcctcctcctcctcctcctgtcctcctgaAGACAGAACGCTGCTAAAGAACAGCTAA
- the wipf2b gene encoding WAS/WASL-interacting protein family member 2b isoform X2: MPIPPPPPPGGPPPPPTFSQANTTPPKLSREEVKGRGALLSDICKGTQLKKVSVVNDRSAPMLDKPKGGGAASGGANGSGAGSPSGSAPPIGGLFTGGVPKLRPVGDGSAGRSPSTRAAAPRPPSHRHDDAESPSPQASSPMETPRCQRPSLPNLSSSPSSPSSAASSPSGGMKHSSSAPPPPPPLCRRGNAPSPPSSSSYNREKPLPPTPNNTPPLPAKPPPSPGNSRRPPTSGGNTASSSSSLAPPPPPYRITNGPTSGEAAPELPQRHNSLSNKRTAPSPGGHTPTRGPAPPPPPASPSQQGANRPPPPVRETPSRGAAPPVPVQSSSRAGSREAPPPPPYRTHGSPSLSSDPPARGKPPPPPTRTPAAPPPPPPPLRNGHSSSSSVPRSFVDDFESKYSFHPLDDFPPPDEYRHFTKIYPSKANRVMRGAPPLPPVGR; encoded by the exons atgcccatccctcccccccctccaccaGGGGGACCCCCGCCTCCCCCCACCTTCAGCCag GCCAACACCACCCCTCCGAAGCTGAGCAGagaggaggtcaaaggtcgtGGCGCCCTGCTGTCCGATATCTGTAAAGGCACGCAGCTGAAGAAGGTGTCGGTGGTGAACGACCGCAGCGCGCCGATGCTCGACA AGCCCAAAGGAGGCGGAGCAGCATCGGGGGGAGCCAATGGCAGCGGAGCAGGAAGCCCTTCGGGTTCTGCTCCACCAATCGGAGGGCTGTTCACAGGCGGAGTTCCTAAACTGAGGCCAGTTGGAG ACGGTTCTGCCGGACGTTCTCCCTCCACTCGAGCCGCAGCGCCCCGCCCACCCAGCCATCGCCACGATGACGCAGAAAGCCCCTCCCCTCAGGCCTCGTCGCCGATGGAGACGCCTCGCTGCCAGCGTCCCTCCCTGCCCAACctgtcctcctccccttcctccccctcctccgcAGCCTCCTCCCCCTCCGGCGGCATGAAGCACTCTTCCtccgccccccctccccctcctccgcTCTGTCGCCGCGGCAAcgccccctcccctccctcttcctcctcttacAACAGAGAGAAGCCCCTCCCCCCGACTCCTAACAACACCCCGCCCCTTCCCGCCAAACCTCCCCCGTCGCCTGGCAACAGCAGACGCCCCCCCACCTCAGGAGGAAAcaccgcctcctcctcctcttccctggcccctccccctcctccctacCGCATCACTAACGGTCCGACCAGCGGCGAGGCGGCGCCCGAGCTGCCACAGCGCCACAACTCCCTCAGCAACAAGAGGACCGCCCCCTCACCTGGAGGCCACACCCCCACCAGAGGCcccgcccctcctcctcctcccgcctCTCCATCCCAACAGGGCGCCAACAGGCCGCCGCCCCCTGTCAGAGAGACGCCAAGTAGAGGAGCAG CTCCTCCGGTTCCGGTCCAGTCGTCATCGAGGGCCGGCAGCAGagaagccccgccccctcctcCTTACAGGACACATGGTagcccctccctctcctccgaCCCCCCCGCCAGAGGGAAACCTCCTCCCCCGCCTACCCGCACCCCCGCTGCTCctcccccgcccccccctcctcttcgcAACGgacactcttcctcctcctctgtccctcgTTCGTTTGTCG ATGATTTTGAGTCCAAGTATTCGTTTCATCCTCTGGACGACTTCCCTCCTCCAGACGAGTACAGACACTTCACCAAGATCTACCCGAGCAAGGCTAACAgag
- the wipf2b gene encoding WAS/WASL-interacting protein family member 2b isoform X1 has protein sequence MPIPPPPPPGGPPPPPTFSQANTTPPKLSREEVKGRGALLSDICKGTQLKKVSVVNDRSAPMLDSKSQTPKSQTPTDHPYIRLYQYLHQQQSQPQQQAAPSDEQKKAAGDKSEKPKGGGAASGGANGSGAGSPSGSAPPIGGLFTGGVPKLRPVGDGSAGRSPSTRAAAPRPPSHRHDDAESPSPQASSPMETPRCQRPSLPNLSSSPSSPSSAASSPSGGMKHSSSAPPPPPPLCRRGNAPSPPSSSSYNREKPLPPTPNNTPPLPAKPPPSPGNSRRPPTSGGNTASSSSSLAPPPPPYRITNGPTSGEAAPELPQRHNSLSNKRTAPSPGGHTPTRGPAPPPPPASPSQQGANRPPPPVRETPSRGAAPPVPVQSSSRAGSREAPPPPPYRTHGSPSLSSDPPARGKPPPPPTRTPAAPPPPPPPLRNGHSSSSSVPRSFVDDFESKYSFHPLDDFPPPDEYRHFTKIYPSKANRVMRGAPPLPPVGR, from the exons atgcccatccctcccccccctccaccaGGGGGACCCCCGCCTCCCCCCACCTTCAGCCag GCCAACACCACCCCTCCGAAGCTGAGCAGagaggaggtcaaaggtcgtGGCGCCCTGCTGTCCGATATCTGTAAAGGCACGCAGCTGAAGAAGGTGTCGGTGGTGAACGACCGCAGCGCGCCGATGCTCGACAGTAAGAGCCAAACACCAAAGAGCCAAACACCCACAGACCACCCATACATTCGCTTATACCAATACCTACACCAGCAGCAGAGCCAGCCTCAGCAGCAGGCGGCGCCGTCCGACGAGCAGAAGAAGGCGGCCGGAGATAAGAGCGAGA AGCCCAAAGGAGGCGGAGCAGCATCGGGGGGAGCCAATGGCAGCGGAGCAGGAAGCCCTTCGGGTTCTGCTCCACCAATCGGAGGGCTGTTCACAGGCGGAGTTCCTAAACTGAGGCCAGTTGGAG ACGGTTCTGCCGGACGTTCTCCCTCCACTCGAGCCGCAGCGCCCCGCCCACCCAGCCATCGCCACGATGACGCAGAAAGCCCCTCCCCTCAGGCCTCGTCGCCGATGGAGACGCCTCGCTGCCAGCGTCCCTCCCTGCCCAACctgtcctcctccccttcctccccctcctccgcAGCCTCCTCCCCCTCCGGCGGCATGAAGCACTCTTCCtccgccccccctccccctcctccgcTCTGTCGCCGCGGCAAcgccccctcccctccctcttcctcctcttacAACAGAGAGAAGCCCCTCCCCCCGACTCCTAACAACACCCCGCCCCTTCCCGCCAAACCTCCCCCGTCGCCTGGCAACAGCAGACGCCCCCCCACCTCAGGAGGAAAcaccgcctcctcctcctcttccctggcccctccccctcctccctacCGCATCACTAACGGTCCGACCAGCGGCGAGGCGGCGCCCGAGCTGCCACAGCGCCACAACTCCCTCAGCAACAAGAGGACCGCCCCCTCACCTGGAGGCCACACCCCCACCAGAGGCcccgcccctcctcctcctcccgcctCTCCATCCCAACAGGGCGCCAACAGGCCGCCGCCCCCTGTCAGAGAGACGCCAAGTAGAGGAGCAG CTCCTCCGGTTCCGGTCCAGTCGTCATCGAGGGCCGGCAGCAGagaagccccgccccctcctcCTTACAGGACACATGGTagcccctccctctcctccgaCCCCCCCGCCAGAGGGAAACCTCCTCCCCCGCCTACCCGCACCCCCGCTGCTCctcccccgcccccccctcctcttcgcAACGgacactcttcctcctcctctgtccctcgTTCGTTTGTCG ATGATTTTGAGTCCAAGTATTCGTTTCATCCTCTGGACGACTTCCCTCCTCCAGACGAGTACAGACACTTCACCAAGATCTACCCGAGCAAGGCTAACAgag